A stretch of the Massilia varians genome encodes the following:
- a CDS encoding ATP-binding protein, with product MEALSASTPAVPCGHPAAASHDAFESERVPVLPRQPRTLRDTGLEPRFVTALVVKAMHASGKTALSVLTGRLHLSIGVVREVLQGLVAEQQAEVAWCGESDIDVHYQLTAFGQRAAAEYLAESRYVGPAPVTLDAYRTVVQHQSLRQPDSLRITPAGLQAALADDSIEPAVRELLGAALHSQRPMMLYGPTGSGKTTLARKLMRLHQDPVAVPHAVLVKHEIVRIHDPSLHPAPLQSRMLEDRRSGDARWALCQRPLVHTGAELARDMLELHRDAPSGVLRAPPHLLANNGLLILDDIGRQRVPADDVLYRLLGALERGTDDVAMPGGATHALPFDVSLVLATSLVPESVLDESCLRRIGYRIPVGPLSEMAYRALLRRQCLLLGIDADEGAIDYLINELHRRTRRPLLAALPHELLGRIADFAGFAGRVPRVDVDSVAQAWSSLFGAMAALESSNLGEIQ from the coding sequence ATGGAAGCGTTATCGGCGTCTACGCCAGCCGTCCCCTGCGGGCATCCGGCAGCGGCATCCCACGACGCATTCGAGAGCGAGCGCGTGCCGGTTCTGCCGCGCCAGCCGCGCACCCTACGCGACACCGGCCTCGAGCCGCGCTTCGTCACCGCCCTGGTGGTCAAGGCCATGCATGCGAGCGGCAAGACCGCACTGTCGGTCCTCACCGGCCGCCTGCACCTGTCGATCGGCGTGGTGCGCGAAGTGCTCCAGGGTTTGGTCGCCGAGCAGCAGGCCGAAGTGGCGTGGTGCGGGGAGTCCGATATCGACGTGCATTACCAGTTGACCGCCTTCGGCCAGCGCGCGGCCGCGGAATACCTGGCGGAGTCGCGCTATGTCGGCCCGGCTCCGGTAACGCTCGACGCCTACCGCACCGTGGTGCAGCACCAGTCCTTGCGCCAGCCCGACAGCCTGCGCATCACGCCCGCCGGGCTGCAGGCTGCGCTGGCGGACGACAGCATCGAGCCCGCGGTGCGCGAACTGCTGGGCGCCGCACTGCATTCGCAGCGCCCGATGATGCTGTACGGCCCGACCGGCAGCGGCAAGACCACGCTGGCCCGCAAGCTAATGCGCCTGCACCAGGACCCGGTGGCCGTGCCTCATGCGGTGCTGGTCAAGCACGAGATCGTGCGGATCCACGATCCGTCCCTGCATCCGGCGCCGCTTCAATCCCGTATGCTGGAAGACCGGCGTAGCGGCGACGCGCGCTGGGCGCTGTGTCAGCGCCCGCTGGTGCATACCGGGGCCGAACTGGCGCGCGACATGCTCGAGCTGCACCGCGATGCCCCCAGTGGCGTCTTGCGCGCGCCGCCGCACCTGCTGGCCAACAACGGATTGCTGATCCTCGACGATATCGGACGCCAGCGCGTGCCGGCCGACGATGTGCTGTATCGCCTGCTCGGCGCGCTCGAGCGCGGCACCGACGACGTCGCCATGCCTGGCGGCGCAACCCATGCGCTGCCCTTCGACGTGTCGCTGGTGCTGGCCACCAGCCTGGTCCCGGAGTCGGTGCTGGACGAGTCCTGCCTGCGCCGCATCGGTTACCGGATTCCGGTCGGCCCGCTGTCCGAGATGGCTTACCGTGCGCTGTTGCGACGCCAGTGCCTGCTGCTCGGCATCGACGCCGACGAAGGCGCGATCGACTACCTGATCAATGAATTGCACCGCCGTACCCGGCGTCCGCTACTGGCAGCCTTGCCGCACGAGCTGCTCGGCCGGATCGCCGATTTCGCCGGCTTTGCCGGCCGCGTTCCGCGTGTCGACGTGGATAGCGTGGCCCAGGCCTGGAGCAGCCTGTTCGGCGCCATGGCGGCGCTGGAATCAAGCAACCTGGGAGAAATCCAATGA
- a CDS encoding Flp family type IVb pilin — MSTITSAIKNFIADEEGVTAIEYGLIAALIGVAIAATAATVGTDIKAAFEYIAQQLPDNPGQ; from the coding sequence ATGAGCACCATTACCTCCGCCATCAAGAACTTCATTGCTGACGAAGAAGGTGTGACCGCGATCGAGTATGGTCTGATCGCAGCCCTGATCGGTGTCGCCATCGCGGCAACCGCCGCCACCGTCGGCACCGATATCAAAGCGGCGTTCGAGTATATCGCCCAGCAGCTGCCCGATAACCCGGGCCAGTAA
- a CDS encoding A24 family peptidase: MPVAAYLDTLLLLLVVAAAINDLSTRRIPNLLLLSGLAGALALHALSPDPGPALLDALKGALTGLLVFLPFYLARGMAAGDVKMMATVGAFIGPGPALYVAILAWCAGGAMALAFLIYRRQLGLALTNMWSIVRPALLRLPAVPVEARASTGSMPYGLAIAAGTIYLLTGRYA; the protein is encoded by the coding sequence ATGCCTGTCGCAGCCTACCTCGACACGCTGCTGTTGCTGCTGGTGGTGGCCGCAGCGATCAATGACCTCTCCACCCGCCGCATTCCCAACCTGTTGCTGCTGAGCGGACTGGCCGGCGCACTGGCCCTGCACGCGCTGTCGCCAGACCCCGGTCCGGCACTGCTCGATGCGCTCAAGGGTGCGCTGACCGGTCTGCTGGTCTTCCTGCCCTTCTATCTGGCCCGCGGCATGGCGGCCGGGGACGTCAAGATGATGGCCACGGTCGGCGCCTTCATCGGCCCGGGGCCCGCCTTGTACGTCGCCATCCTGGCCTGGTGCGCGGGCGGAGCGATGGCGCTCGCTTTCCTCATTTATCGCCGCCAGCTCGGACTGGCGCTGACCAACATGTGGAGCATCGTCAGGCCAGCACTGCTGAGGCTACCCGCAGTGCCCGTGGAGGCGCGTGCAAGCACCGGTTCGATGCCGTATGGCTTGGCGATTGCGGCCGGCACAATTTATCTGTTGACAGGCCGTTACGCTTGA
- the cpaB gene encoding Flp pilus assembly protein CpaB, giving the protein MKNKRAVIVMALAILFGLAAVVLASRWLLTQPSASASHIVVAATDINIGQRLTPEMLKLVEWPADSVPKGAFKDPQKLGGRVLKSSILLGEPLSEAKLAPVGTLGGLSALITEGKRAITVRVNDVIGVAGFALPGNYVDIIVSTETDAQPQTGTGRDRTISKIVLERILVLAVAQEVNRDETKPKVVNAVTLEVTPDQAEKLDLARSVGTLSLALRNQVDPAPADTVGATKDNLLPKAEFPLRPVAMPVRAPRPRTQAPRPPQAAPAPAPRDCVKVINGLHASQECF; this is encoded by the coding sequence ATGAAGAACAAGCGTGCCGTGATCGTGATGGCGCTCGCGATCCTGTTCGGTCTTGCCGCCGTGGTGCTGGCCTCGCGTTGGCTCCTGACACAACCTTCGGCAAGCGCCAGCCACATCGTCGTGGCGGCGACAGACATCAACATCGGACAGCGTTTGACGCCCGAGATGCTCAAGCTGGTCGAATGGCCGGCCGACAGCGTGCCGAAAGGCGCGTTCAAGGACCCGCAGAAGCTCGGCGGCCGGGTGCTCAAGAGCAGCATCCTGCTTGGCGAGCCGCTGAGCGAAGCCAAGCTGGCGCCGGTGGGCACCCTGGGCGGCCTGTCGGCCCTGATCACCGAGGGCAAGCGCGCCATCACGGTGCGTGTGAACGACGTGATCGGCGTGGCCGGCTTCGCGCTGCCCGGCAACTACGTGGACATCATCGTCAGCACCGAGACCGACGCGCAGCCGCAGACCGGGACAGGCCGTGACCGCACCATCTCCAAGATCGTGCTGGAACGGATCCTGGTGCTGGCCGTGGCCCAGGAAGTCAACCGGGACGAGACCAAGCCGAAGGTCGTGAACGCCGTCACGCTGGAAGTGACGCCCGACCAGGCCGAGAAGCTCGACCTGGCGCGCAGCGTCGGCACGCTGTCGCTGGCGCTGCGCAACCAGGTCGACCCCGCCCCGGCCGACACCGTTGGCGCCACCAAGGACAACCTGCTGCCGAAAGCGGAATTCCCGTTGCGGCCGGTGGCGATGCCGGTGCGGGCGCCTCGGCCGCGTACACAGGCCCCGCGGCCCCCGCAGGCCGCTCCGGCGCCGGCCCCGCGTGACTGCGTCAAGGTCATCAACGGCCTGCATGCCTCGCAGGAATGCTTCTGA
- a CDS encoding AAA family ATPase: protein MKALLISRDSQLYAEIASQGAARVPPLNLGSIRASLREALDRPEVDPPQLVIVDATDTEPSEAALLERLGRQYPEAHLMLMTDQHQPDLLIRAMRAGVREVLQLPLVHRAFHESMDRISAAAGVSALRDGKVLAFIACKGGSGATFISTNFGYALATLAAKKVLLIDLHSQFGDAALYVSDQKPSMTLSDVCAQIGRVDGQFLENCVVHVTPGFGVLAAADDPAHAREAKPEHIDTILRVARQHYDYVLLDVGRQIDAVSLRALDVTDTIYPVLQLALPDIRDARRLLDIFRSLGYVLDNIRLIVNRYEKGGKLRLQDLHGALGCEVVHTFPNDYVAVTDSVNQGVPVLQLSRSSAAARSLADMVELVTDRRVQESKGLFDRLFGRSDSED, encoded by the coding sequence ATGAAAGCGCTACTCATCAGCCGCGACAGCCAGCTTTATGCGGAAATCGCCTCCCAGGGCGCCGCCCGCGTGCCGCCGCTGAACCTTGGGTCGATCCGCGCCAGCCTGCGCGAGGCGCTCGACCGGCCCGAGGTCGATCCACCCCAGCTGGTTATCGTCGACGCGACCGACACCGAGCCTTCCGAAGCCGCGCTGCTCGAACGCCTTGGCCGTCAGTATCCGGAAGCGCACCTGATGCTGATGACCGACCAGCACCAGCCGGACCTCCTGATCCGCGCCATGCGCGCCGGCGTGCGCGAGGTGCTGCAACTGCCGCTGGTGCACCGCGCCTTCCACGAGTCGATGGACCGCATCTCGGCGGCGGCCGGCGTCTCGGCCCTGCGTGACGGCAAGGTCCTCGCCTTCATCGCCTGCAAGGGCGGCAGCGGCGCCACCTTCATCTCGACCAATTTCGGCTATGCGCTGGCCACGCTGGCCGCCAAGAAGGTGCTGTTGATCGACCTGCACAGCCAGTTCGGCGATGCTGCGCTGTATGTGTCCGACCAGAAGCCGTCGATGACCCTGTCCGACGTCTGCGCGCAGATCGGACGCGTGGATGGCCAGTTCCTGGAAAACTGCGTGGTGCACGTCACCCCTGGCTTCGGCGTGCTGGCGGCGGCCGACGACCCGGCCCATGCCAGGGAAGCCAAGCCGGAGCACATCGACACCATCCTGCGCGTCGCGCGTCAGCACTACGACTATGTGCTGCTCGACGTCGGCCGCCAGATCGACGCGGTGTCGTTGCGGGCGCTCGACGTCACCGACACCATCTACCCGGTGCTGCAGCTGGCGCTGCCCGATATCCGCGACGCGCGCCGGCTGCTCGACATCTTCCGCTCGCTCGGCTACGTGCTGGACAACATCCGCCTGATCGTCAACCGCTACGAAAAGGGCGGCAAGCTGCGCCTGCAGGACCTGCACGGGGCGCTCGGCTGTGAAGTGGTGCATACCTTCCCCAATGATTACGTCGCCGTCACCGATTCGGTCAACCAGGGCGTGCCGGTGCTGCAGCTGTCGCGCTCGAGCGCCGCGGCGCGCAGCCTGGCCGACATGGTCGAGCTGGTGACCGACCGCCGCGTCCAGGAAAGCAAGGGTCTGTTCGACCGCCTGTTCGGACGCAGCGATTCCGAAGACTGA
- a CDS encoding type II and III secretion system protein family protein produces MNRRFYFAPLAAGLALATAMPAHADLAASKTAKPADAAAKPLAAGARPAAAAGGCTGEAARPATLTLNMGKSTMLRLPERVVHRSVGNPAVVQAMLVAPDTLYIAGVDVGSTNMIVQGKSGLCSVVDIVVAMDPVALQATLAAAMPEEKDIRVLAAADSLVLTGTVSDTGAIARAMELASAYVRRPVRAVTAVAENNATDGVIAVGNGNASGSSSSAATRVVNLLSVSAPQQVQLEVKIAEVSKTLLERLEASTRISFGGGSWTSTLVSNFLSGRVFPGDEAFQTRGGRHGRLLADASKQDSLVRVLAEPNVLAISGQEGSFLAGGKFYIPVAQDNNRITLEEKEFGVGLRFTPTVLSGGRINLKVAPEVSELSREGIGISAAGITGNAILPLVTTRRASTTVQLYDGQSFAIGGLVRNNLVANLDGLPMLSEVPVLGALFRSTDYQQDRTELVFVITARLVKPIPGAGYELPTDKVGIPSRGRVLLGGQLEGAAPAVSTAAASTPQVPAPAAQTAGGFELK; encoded by the coding sequence ATGAACAGACGCTTCTACTTCGCACCGCTCGCGGCAGGCCTGGCGCTCGCCACCGCCATGCCGGCCCACGCGGACCTCGCAGCCTCCAAGACTGCCAAACCAGCCGATGCCGCCGCCAAACCGCTCGCGGCCGGCGCCAGGCCCGCCGCCGCAGCCGGCGGCTGTACCGGCGAAGCGGCGCGGCCCGCCACCTTGACGCTCAACATGGGCAAATCGACCATGCTGCGCCTGCCCGAACGGGTCGTCCACCGCAGCGTCGGCAATCCTGCCGTGGTGCAGGCCATGCTGGTGGCGCCGGACACGCTCTACATCGCCGGCGTCGACGTGGGCAGCACCAATATGATCGTGCAGGGGAAAAGTGGCCTGTGCAGCGTGGTGGACATCGTCGTCGCGATGGACCCGGTCGCGCTGCAGGCGACCTTGGCCGCCGCCATGCCCGAGGAGAAAGACATCCGTGTGCTTGCGGCCGCGGATTCGCTGGTGTTGACCGGCACCGTCAGCGACACCGGGGCGATCGCCCGTGCGATGGAACTGGCCAGCGCCTACGTGCGGCGCCCGGTGCGCGCGGTGACGGCCGTCGCCGAGAACAATGCCACCGACGGCGTGATCGCCGTCGGCAACGGCAACGCCAGCGGGAGCTCGTCTTCCGCCGCGACGCGGGTGGTCAACCTTCTCAGCGTCAGCGCGCCGCAGCAGGTGCAGCTCGAAGTGAAGATTGCCGAGGTGTCGAAGACGCTGCTCGAGCGGCTCGAAGCCAGCACCCGCATCAGCTTCGGCGGCGGCAGCTGGACCAGCACCCTGGTGTCGAATTTCCTCAGCGGCCGCGTGTTCCCTGGCGATGAGGCGTTTCAGACCAGGGGTGGGCGGCATGGGCGGCTGCTGGCCGACGCCAGCAAGCAGGACAGCCTGGTGCGCGTGCTGGCCGAGCCGAACGTGCTGGCCATCAGCGGCCAGGAAGGCAGCTTCCTGGCCGGCGGCAAGTTCTACATCCCGGTGGCCCAGGACAACAACAGGATCACGCTCGAAGAAAAGGAGTTCGGCGTCGGCCTGCGCTTCACCCCGACCGTGTTGTCGGGCGGCCGCATCAACCTGAAGGTGGCGCCCGAGGTATCGGAGCTGTCGCGCGAAGGGATCGGCATCAGCGCCGCCGGCATTACCGGCAACGCGATCCTGCCGCTGGTGACCACCCGCCGCGCCAGCACCACCGTGCAGCTGTACGACGGCCAGAGCTTCGCCATCGGCGGGCTGGTGCGGAACAACCTGGTGGCCAACCTGGACGGCTTGCCGATGCTGAGCGAAGTGCCGGTGCTGGGCGCCCTGTTCCGCAGCACCGACTACCAGCAGGACCGCACCGAACTGGTGTTCGTGATCACCGCGCGCCTGGTCAAGCCGATTCCGGGCGCCGGCTACGAGCTGCCGACCGACAAGGTGGGCATCCCTTCGCGCGGCAGGGTGCTGCTTGGCGGCCAGCTCGAAGGCGCCGCGCCGGCCGTGAGCACCGCCGCCGCATCCACCCCGCAGGTGCCGGCGCCCGCGGCGCAGACCGCCGGCGGCTTCGAACTCAAATAG
- a CDS encoding CpaF family protein: MSLRERLASSSQERQPGVAVPEAANHAYQELKKLMHQMILDRIDLERLKRLTAEQFKHELALLIQRIIEEERIVLNQHERHHLVLDIQHEMLGFGPLEPLLNDPTVSDILVNTASKVYVERRGKLELTDISFHDNAHLMKIIEKIVSRVGRRVDESSPMVDARLPDGSRVNAIIPPLAVDGPLLSIRRFGATPLTVQNLLDYKSMTPPMIKVLESLGVAKVNILISGGTGSGKTTLLNLISGFIPASERIVTIEDAAELQLRQPHVVRLETRPPNIEGKGEVTQRALVRNALRMRPDRIILGEVRGAEALDMLQAMNTGHEGSLATIHSNTPRDALSRLENMVSMAGVNLTARAIRQQIVSAVTVVVQASRLTDGTRKVVSLQEITGMEGDIISMQEIFRFEQLGVEADGKVRGRFSATGVRPRFADRLKMFGVPVPEDSFDPDRIFD, encoded by the coding sequence ATGTCCCTACGCGAACGCCTTGCGAGCTCCAGCCAGGAACGCCAGCCCGGCGTGGCGGTGCCGGAGGCTGCCAACCACGCCTACCAGGAGCTCAAGAAACTGATGCACCAGATGATCCTGGACCGCATCGACCTCGAACGCCTGAAGCGCCTGACCGCCGAGCAGTTCAAGCACGAACTGGCGCTGCTGATCCAGCGCATCATCGAGGAAGAGCGCATCGTGCTGAACCAGCACGAGCGCCACCATCTGGTGCTCGACATCCAGCACGAGATGCTCGGTTTCGGCCCGCTCGAACCGCTGCTGAACGACCCGACCGTCTCCGACATCCTGGTCAACACCGCCAGCAAGGTGTATGTCGAGCGGCGCGGCAAGCTCGAACTCACCGACATCAGCTTCCACGACAATGCCCACCTGATGAAGATCATCGAGAAGATCGTCTCGCGCGTGGGTCGCCGCGTGGACGAGTCGAGCCCGATGGTCGACGCGCGCCTGCCGGACGGCTCGCGCGTCAACGCGATCATCCCGCCGCTGGCGGTGGACGGGCCGCTGCTGTCGATCCGCCGCTTCGGCGCCACGCCGCTGACGGTGCAGAACCTGCTCGACTACAAGAGCATGACGCCGCCCATGATCAAGGTGCTGGAAAGCCTGGGTGTGGCCAAGGTGAACATCCTGATCTCGGGCGGCACCGGCAGCGGCAAGACCACGCTGCTGAACCTGATCTCCGGCTTCATCCCGGCCAGCGAGCGCATCGTCACGATCGAGGACGCGGCCGAGCTGCAGCTGCGCCAGCCGCACGTGGTGCGTCTCGAGACCCGTCCTCCCAACATCGAAGGCAAGGGCGAGGTGACCCAGCGCGCGCTGGTGCGCAACGCGCTGCGCATGCGCCCCGACCGCATCATCCTGGGCGAGGTGCGCGGCGCCGAAGCCCTCGACATGCTGCAGGCGATGAACACCGGCCACGAAGGCTCGCTGGCGACGATCCACTCGAATACCCCGCGCGATGCGCTGTCGCGGCTGGAGAACATGGTCAGCATGGCGGGCGTGAACCTGACCGCGCGCGCGATCCGCCAGCAGATCGTCTCGGCCGTGACGGTGGTGGTGCAGGCTTCGCGCCTGACCGACGGTACGCGCAAGGTGGTCAGCCTGCAGGAAATCACCGGCATGGAAGGCGACATCATTTCGATGCAGGAGATCTTCCGCTTCGAGCAGCTCGGGGTCGAGGCCGACGGCAAAGTGCGCGGCCGCTTCAGCGCCACCGGGGTCCGTCCGCGTTTCGCCGACCGCCTGAAGATGTTTGGCGTGCCGGTGCCGGAGGATTCCTTCGACCCCGACCGGATCTTCGACTGA